Within Amedibacterium intestinale, the genomic segment AAGAATATATTGATTTCCAGCAGCGCTTTGTCAGTGAAACTGCAAAAGAGTTAGTGGATCTGGTTCATGAAGCTGGAAAAGAAGCGATGATGTTTTTAGGGGATAACTGGATTGGTACAGAACCTTATGGAAAATACTTTGAAAACATTGGCTTAGATGCAGTTGTAGGAAGTGTTGGTGGAGGAGCTACGCTTCGTTTGATTTCCGATATTCCAGGTGTGAAATATCATGAAGGACGTTTCCTTCCATATTTCTTCCCTGATACATTCTATGAAGGAAATGATCCAACCATTGAAGCAATTGATAACTGGTTAAGCGCAAGACGTGCTATCATGCGTAAACCAATTGATCGAATTGGTTATGGAGGATATCCAAGTCTAGCTTATAAATTCCCTAAATTTGTGGATTACATTGAAAAAGTTTGTGATGAATTCCGTGATATTTATGATCGTGTTCATGAGGCAAAACCATATTGCGGATTAAAAGTAGCTATCTTAAACAGCTGGGGAAAATTAAGAAGCTGGCATGCTTATATGGTAGCCCATGGATTGTATTGTAAACAGATTTATTCTTATAATGGAATGCTGGAATCTTTATCCGGTGCAAGTGTAGATGTTTCCTTTATCAGTTTTGATGATGTTTTAGAAAATGGTATACCAAGTGATATTGATGTTATTATCAATGCAGGGGATGCAATGACCGCATTCTCTGGTGGAGAAGTTTGGAAGAATGAAAAACTTGTTTCCATGTTACGTGAATGGGTGTACAATGGAGGAGGTTTTGTTGGTATCGGTGAGCCAACGGCATATGAAAATGGTGGACACTTCTTCCAGCTGGCAGATGTTCTTGGGGTAGATAAAGAATTAGGATTTACACTTCATACAGATAAATATTTTACAACACCTGTAGAAAAACATTTTATTACAGATGATGTTGTGGAAGATTTTGACTATGGAGAAGGTATGAAAAATATCTATGCTTTATATGAAGATACACAGATCATTGATTATGGCAATGGAGAAGTGCATATGGCATCACATGACTATGGAAAAGGTCGTGGGGTTTATATTGCAGGACTTCCATATAGTACACAAAATACAAGAATCTTGCTTCGTGCATTATATCATGCCGCAAATAAAGAAGAAGATTTCAAAAAATGGTATGCAGATAATTTATACTGTGAAGTACACGCTTATCCAGAAAATAACATGTATGCAATCTTAAACAATACCAATGAACCACAGGTTACTCGTATTTTTGACGGGGATGGAAACAGTGTCGAGGCAAAACTGGAACCTGGTGAAATCAGATGGATGGTGATAGAGAATGGAAAGTAATGTAATTAAGAATATCATAATGGCAATCCTGTTCTTTGTGTTTTTAGGAATGATCATTGTTGCGCAAAGAACCGTTAGTTTAACAAATCTTGGAATTGAAATTGTTGGACTTGCGGGATTGCTGACGCTGTTGTATATCTACAACAGAAAATACAAATAACAGGAGGGCTTTAAAATGGCAGAATTATCACTAAAACATATAGATAAAATTTATGACAATAATGTACAGGCAGTTTTTGATTTCAATCTGGAAATCAAAGATAAAGAATTTATTGTATTTGTTGGTCCATCTGGATGTGGAAAATCAACAACACTTCGTATGATTGCGGGATTGGAAGATATCAGTGCTGGGGAATTTTACATTGATGGAAAGCTAATGAATGATGTAGAACCTAAAGATCGTGATATCGCAATGGTATTCCAGTCTTATGCATTGTATCCTCATATGAGTGTATATGATAATATGGCATTTGGATTACAGCTGAAAAAAGTACCAAAAGATGAAATTGATAAACGTGTTCATGAAGCTGCACGCATTTTGGAAATTGAAGATTATTTAGATCGTAAACCAAAAGCATTGTCTGGTGGACAAAGACAGCGTGTTGCTTTAGGTCGTGCAATCGTTCGTAATGCGAAAGTATTCTTAATGGATGAACCTTTAAGTAACCTGGATGCAAAACTTCGTGTACAAATGCGTAGTGAAATTATTAAATTGCATGAAAGAATTGGAGCCACTTCTATTTATGTAACGCATGATCAAACAGAAGCAATGACAATGGCAGATCGTATCGTTGTTATGAAGGGTGGATATATTCAGCAGATTGGTACACCAAGAGAAATCTACAACAATCCAGCCAATATGTTTGTTGCAGGATTCTTGGGAGCACCAGCTACAAACTTCTTAAATGGTAAAATT encodes:
- a CDS encoding DUF6903 family protein, which gives rise to MESNVIKNIIMAILFFVFLGMIIVAQRTVSLTNLGIEIVGLAGLLTLLYIYNRKYK
- the gnpA gene encoding 1,3-beta-galactosyl-N-acetylhexosamine phosphorylase, whose amino-acid sequence is MGKTTGRVTLPSESNFLKETQELLDRWGADAIRDSDGTKLDDDIKSLDAKIYTTYFVARGHNEFAQKHMDECQQIYLMSAYTLCTGSEVEIAFNEEYFDQQVTPDYDHDPKEWWEVIDRTTGEIVDPKNWEVDSKKNVVVVHDAKAFHEYTVSFLAYILWDPTQMYNHITNDWKDKPHEIPFDVRKPNSRQFVVDYLKEWLEKEENKRCDVVRFTTFFYHFTLIFNKLAKEKFVDWCGYGASVSTEAILAFEKEYGYRLRPEVFVDNGYYNSTFCVPSKEYKEYIDFQQRFVSETAKELVDLVHEAGKEAMMFLGDNWIGTEPYGKYFENIGLDAVVGSVGGGATLRLISDIPGVKYHEGRFLPYFFPDTFYEGNDPTIEAIDNWLSARRAIMRKPIDRIGYGGYPSLAYKFPKFVDYIEKVCDEFRDIYDRVHEAKPYCGLKVAILNSWGKLRSWHAYMVAHGLYCKQIYSYNGMLESLSGASVDVSFISFDDVLENGIPSDIDVIINAGDAMTAFSGGEVWKNEKLVSMLREWVYNGGGFVGIGEPTAYENGGHFFQLADVLGVDKELGFTLHTDKYFTTPVEKHFITDDVVEDFDYGEGMKNIYALYEDTQIIDYGNGEVHMASHDYGKGRGVYIAGLPYSTQNTRILLRALYHAANKEEDFKKWYADNLYCEVHAYPENNMYAILNNTNEPQVTRIFDGDGNSVEAKLEPGEIRWMVIENGK
- a CDS encoding ABC transporter ATP-binding protein produces the protein MAELSLKHIDKIYDNNVQAVFDFNLEIKDKEFIVFVGPSGCGKSTTLRMIAGLEDISAGEFYIDGKLMNDVEPKDRDIAMVFQSYALYPHMSVYDNMAFGLQLKKVPKDEIDKRVHEAARILEIEDYLDRKPKALSGGQRQRVALGRAIVRNAKVFLMDEPLSNLDAKLRVQMRSEIIKLHERIGATSIYVTHDQTEAMTMADRIVVMKGGYIQQIGTPREIYNNPANMFVAGFLGAPATNFLNGKIDRGCFVINDQWIELPEMFHDALKEYEGKNIVMGIRPEDLHGKGIVADTYPTAHFKYEVEVVELLGHEFILHGKFGTQDIKAKVPARVEAKAHETLELAMDLSKVHFFDPESENKIV